DNA sequence from the Candidatus Kaistella beijingensis genome:
GTTCTAAAGGATGGAAACGGAAAGACGATGAAAGAACTTCAAAACAACAACGAACAACTGAAAAAATTAGAAGCCGACAACTTCGTGACCAAAGAATTTTTCACGATTCCAAACGAAGCAGGAGATCAAATGAATGCTTACATCATGAAACCTAAGGATTTTGACCCAAATAAAAAATATCCACTTTTCATGTTTCAATATTCTGGGCCAGGTTCTCAGCAAGTTTCTAATTCTTGGGACGGTGGAAATGGACTTTGGTTCAATCATTTGGTTCAAAAAGGATATATCGTAGTTTGTGTAGATGGTCGTGGAACAGGTTATAGAGGAACAAAATACAAAAAAGTAACCTATAAAAATCTAGGAAAATACGAAATTGAAGACCAAATTGCTGCTGCAAAATGGTTAGGAAATCAATCTTATATTGACAAGTCTAGAATTGGTATTTTCGGATGGAGTTATGGTGGTTATATGGCAAGTTTAGCCATGACAAAAGGTGCAGATGTTTTCAAAGCTGGAATTGCGGTAGCGCCAGTTACCAATTGGAGATATTATGACAGCATTTACACCGAAAGATTTTTACAAACTCCACAAGAAAATCCTGAAGGTTACGACCAAAATTCACCTACAACTTTTGCGAAATTATTAAAAGGCAAATTCCTTCTCATTCACGGAACAGCTGATGACAACGTACATTTCCAAAATTCTATGGAATTTTCTGAAGCATTAATTCAAAATAATAAGCAGTTTGAATTTATGGCATACCCAGACAAAAATCACGGTATTTATGGCGGACAAACCAGACCTCAATTGTATAAAAAAATGACTGATTTTATTTTAGAGAATTTGTAAAAAGTTGTACACTTAAAGATAAATTAAAACCGCAGAAGAAAATTTCTTTTGCGGTTTTTTATGGGCGCTTATCAATGTCTTGGTTTCCTTGGAAAACAGCATTTATCCTAATTAATTTTCTGTTTTCATCAACTTGATAGAAAATAATATACGGATATTTTTTAAGAGGTAAACCTCTGAAATCTTTGTAATACCTTTGAAAAAAAGGATTTTGCTTGATTTTTTGCAGAGTTTGCTCATAATCTGTCACGAAATTTTGTGCAACTTTTAGAGAAGCTTCTTTTTTATAATATGAAACAGCTTCTTTAATATGAGATTTTGCTAAAGACGAAATCCTAATTTTATAGGTCATATTCTTTCTCTAATTCAGCTAAAAATTCATCATGGTCTTGAAATTCAGAATCATCTAAATTTTCTTGACTGTCTAATATTTTTTTATGATTTTCAGTGAGTTTGAACGTTTCTTGTTTTGATGAATTCTTACTTTCTTTGGAAATGTATTTTTTTTTCAAGAAATCAATATAGTCATTCACATTCCCTAAAAGTTCTTTGGGAAGTGTCTTTAGATTTTTTTCTAAATCTTTCATTGTGATTTCCATTTTTTTAGAATTTATTTTTACCAAAGTTAGAAAAATTTTTAATT
Encoded proteins:
- a CDS encoding type II toxin-antitoxin system RelE/ParE family toxin, giving the protein MTYKIRISSLAKSHIKEAVSYYKKEASLKVAQNFVTDYEQTLQKIKQNPFFQRYYKDFRGLPLKKYPYIIFYQVDENRKLIRINAVFQGNQDIDKRP
- a CDS encoding DUF2281 domain-containing protein, which encodes MKLKIFLTLVKINSKKMEITMKDLEKNLKTLPKELLGNVNDYIDFLKKKYISKESKNSSKQETFKLTENHKKILDSQENLDDSEFQDHDEFLAELEKEYDL